In a genomic window of Rubripirellula tenax:
- a CDS encoding CHASE domain-containing protein → MIKYIEQSTASARQRLEKAGTFQWFHWLVIALSLGLTFVAWYYATVQQAAKTQLQFDRESDQAVSLVVDRLTKCEQALWAGAAFVTSCDSEVNHNKWDDYATKLELDQRFPEVNGMGLITRFEKQKLESFVNSQRQDRAGFHIFPPHDQDECWPIVAITPVDKNSKAIGLDIAHEVNRITAARKARDTGTAQVTGPIVLVQDSAQTPGFLFFVPYYGKPSASDKTTPAKDFQGIVYAPFVVRELMAGVLDKDRRRVGIRISDASETLFDEHVTSEPDFDPDPLLRKTTSVELYGRTWTFDIWTTQSFRQSIDRSRSTSILVAGILIDVMLIGLFYLVSVRARQALGLADTMTDELARFSLAASVNQIGIFDFDVASRRFKWNDAMFRLFQQSPKSFAPDFDSMLDCVHPEDRSALKDSLQHSIRNGEIFDAQYRITTPGGEIRHLLARAVVISDREGRATRLLGANTDITSKQAAAQKLSQTLQMQAAIQDAAGVSMVSTDFDGTILSMNKTAEKMLGYTQDELVLKATPVVLHDAAELQKRADELAHELSRPVTAGFQAIIAMCVDGKTAQREWTYVRKDGTRFPALVTLTALHDDNGNVSGYLAVAADISAQKESHLALQKSNEQLERSNSELAQFAYVASHDLQEPLRKVISFCELLEEDCIDQIDEDGRRYMGYISDGARRMRQLIQALLSYSRIQEEYSRAECVDMNDIVRIAVDDLSAPIDESDAVVTVGRLPVVMGDPTQMVQLMQNLIGNAIKYRDQAAPTVHIDAQRSGEDWLFHVDDNGIGIEPEFREQVFGIFKRLHSRTAYQGTGIGLSICQRIVERSNGKIWIEDSPTGGTRFRFTIPVSNLTVDHEADERTPNQEAVSIGG, encoded by the coding sequence ATGATCAAATACATCGAACAGTCAACCGCCTCGGCGCGGCAAAGGCTCGAGAAAGCCGGAACATTTCAGTGGTTTCACTGGCTTGTCATTGCTCTTTCACTTGGACTGACTTTCGTTGCTTGGTACTACGCCACCGTCCAACAGGCGGCGAAGACCCAGCTTCAATTCGATCGAGAATCCGATCAGGCTGTATCGTTGGTCGTCGATCGTTTGACAAAGTGTGAGCAGGCGTTGTGGGCCGGGGCCGCGTTTGTGACATCATGCGACAGCGAAGTGAATCACAATAAGTGGGACGACTACGCGACCAAACTTGAACTGGATCAACGGTTTCCCGAAGTCAACGGGATGGGATTGATCACGAGATTCGAAAAACAGAAACTTGAGTCGTTCGTAAATTCCCAGCGCCAAGATCGCGCCGGCTTTCATATCTTCCCACCGCACGATCAAGACGAATGCTGGCCAATCGTTGCGATCACACCGGTCGACAAGAATTCGAAAGCGATCGGTTTGGACATCGCCCATGAAGTGAATCGAATCACTGCGGCCCGAAAGGCACGCGACACGGGGACCGCGCAAGTCACCGGCCCGATCGTCTTGGTTCAAGATTCGGCCCAAACGCCCGGCTTTCTGTTTTTCGTGCCCTACTACGGCAAGCCATCCGCGTCGGACAAAACCACGCCCGCGAAAGACTTTCAAGGCATCGTCTATGCGCCGTTTGTCGTACGTGAACTAATGGCAGGAGTGCTGGATAAAGATCGACGACGTGTCGGCATTCGCATCAGCGACGCTTCAGAGACGCTTTTCGACGAACATGTGACTTCTGAACCAGACTTTGATCCTGATCCGCTGTTACGCAAGACCACTTCGGTCGAACTCTACGGCCGCACTTGGACGTTTGATATTTGGACGACTCAATCGTTTCGACAATCGATCGACCGTTCGCGATCGACGTCCATCTTGGTCGCCGGAATCTTGATCGATGTCATGTTGATCGGACTGTTCTATTTGGTTTCTGTTCGAGCACGTCAAGCGCTCGGCCTTGCCGACACCATGACGGATGAGCTGGCAAGATTTAGCCTGGCCGCAAGCGTCAACCAGATCGGCATCTTTGACTTTGACGTCGCATCACGTCGATTCAAATGGAACGATGCAATGTTCCGACTATTTCAACAGTCTCCCAAGTCGTTTGCCCCCGATTTCGATTCGATGCTCGACTGCGTCCACCCAGAGGACCGATCGGCCCTCAAAGACTCGCTGCAGCACTCGATCCGGAACGGTGAGATATTCGACGCCCAGTATCGCATCACGACACCCGGCGGCGAGATCCGCCACTTGCTGGCGCGGGCCGTCGTCATTTCCGATCGCGAAGGCAGGGCGACTCGATTGCTTGGTGCGAATACCGACATCACCTCGAAACAGGCGGCTGCCCAAAAGCTAAGCCAGACCTTGCAGATGCAAGCGGCGATCCAAGACGCGGCCGGCGTCTCGATGGTTTCCACCGACTTCGACGGTACCATCTTGTCGATGAACAAGACGGCGGAAAAGATGCTGGGATATACGCAAGACGAATTGGTGCTGAAAGCCACGCCGGTCGTCCTTCACGACGCGGCCGAGCTTCAGAAACGTGCGGACGAGCTGGCCCATGAGTTGTCTCGCCCCGTCACTGCTGGATTCCAAGCCATCATTGCGATGTGCGTCGACGGAAAAACGGCACAGAGGGAATGGACCTATGTTCGCAAAGACGGAACTAGGTTTCCGGCGCTCGTTACCTTGACGGCTTTGCATGACGACAACGGAAACGTTAGCGGGTATCTTGCGGTCGCCGCCGACATATCGGCACAAAAAGAGTCCCATCTTGCGCTGCAAAAATCCAACGAGCAGCTTGAGCGCAGCAACAGCGAACTCGCGCAATTCGCGTACGTTGCGTCCCACGATTTGCAGGAACCGCTTCGCAAGGTGATTTCCTTTTGCGAGCTTCTGGAAGAAGACTGCATCGACCAAATTGATGAAGATGGTCGTCGATACATGGGATATATCTCTGACGGTGCGCGGCGGATGCGACAGCTCATCCAAGCCCTACTTTCGTATTCGCGAATCCAGGAAGAATATTCTCGCGCGGAATGTGTCGACATGAACGACATCGTTCGGATCGCAGTCGACGACTTGTCTGCGCCGATCGATGAATCCGATGCCGTTGTCACTGTTGGTCGACTGCCGGTGGTCATGGGAGATCCGACTCAAATGGTACAGCTGATGCAAAACTTGATTGGCAACGCGATCAAGTACCGCGATCAAGCGGCTCCAACGGTTCATATCGACGCGCAGAGAAGCGGTGAGGATTGGCTGTTCCATGTCGATGACAATGGAATCGGCATCGAACCCGAATTCCGTGAACAGGTGTTCGGAATCTTTAAACGACTACACAGCCGAACGGCCTATCAAGGGACCGGTATCGGACTGTCGATATGCCAGAGAATCGTCGAGCGTTCCAACGGAAAGATTTGGATTGAAGATTCACCCACCGGCGGAACACGATTTCGGTTCACCATTCCGGTTTCGAATTTGACCGTCGATCACGAAGCTGACGAGCGAACGCCAAACCAGGAAGCTGTTTCAATCGGCGGATGA
- a CDS encoding NfeD family protein has product MVPWNLSKSFCLTRIAFALIAVAFAIVNVRAADDLASDGVKTGQIIDIPDPMTGRDAEGLVDQLRRISEAAAPNTRVTVVLHFSAAENTGETMFEDALRLSRALSSDELRQVRVVALVNGEVSGHLTLPILASDLMLVGPDAVIANAARNESGDMETIALVYDKIARRRGLFPPAVVAALVDPETELALVSSVGGQQSFAAGDELEQLRSDGSLVGEDVYSAAGQPLRLDARQLRRARIAAGQVDSIEDAAEWLDLAELNAVGSTSLVGDASGVLLEITGSVAGGRARRWQSNLDSTLGKSSDVNTWLISIDSNGGNFDDSTTLAASFSNPQPPLRTVAGFIRGEARGDASLIALSCKPLWIKPDARLGGPGAATIVREDLDRYDELIEQIASSTKRPAALIRGLLVPELETYRYTHKKTGRVRYATDEDIIAGAASADDQEIERATWQRGERILLDDGLTSAEAVSLGLADGESESLEDVSRRLGLAETPMPVSDRGLVRLVERLGRNATLSFLLLFIGFAALSAEANAPGATVPAFIALVCFALFFWMKFLAGTAEWLELVALSVGLICIAIELFVVPGFGVFGIGGLALTVLGVVLMTQTFVIPQNVYQLNLFAKGVWLALGGAAGMVGGFILMRIMLPHVPLFRSLVMEASDTEALNESEKLGDYGHLMGRVGTATTPLRPSGKAKFGDEIVQVISDGTSCSTGDSVRVISVQATKVIVELGGDP; this is encoded by the coding sequence ATGGTCCCTTGGAACTTATCGAAGTCGTTTTGCTTGACTCGTATCGCTTTCGCATTGATTGCGGTTGCGTTTGCGATCGTAAATGTTAGGGCGGCGGACGATCTGGCGAGCGATGGGGTCAAGACCGGTCAGATCATTGACATTCCCGATCCGATGACGGGTCGGGACGCCGAGGGATTGGTCGATCAGTTGAGAAGGATCAGCGAGGCGGCGGCGCCGAACACTCGCGTCACCGTCGTGCTCCATTTTTCTGCCGCTGAGAACACCGGCGAAACAATGTTCGAGGACGCATTGCGGTTGTCGCGGGCGTTGAGTAGCGACGAGTTGCGGCAAGTTCGTGTCGTCGCGTTGGTTAACGGTGAAGTCAGTGGCCATTTGACACTGCCGATCTTGGCGTCGGATTTGATGTTGGTGGGTCCCGATGCTGTGATTGCGAACGCCGCGAGGAACGAATCCGGCGACATGGAAACGATCGCGCTGGTGTATGACAAGATTGCTCGCCGCCGAGGGCTGTTCCCACCGGCCGTCGTGGCGGCGCTTGTCGACCCCGAGACCGAATTAGCGCTCGTTTCGAGCGTCGGCGGACAGCAGAGTTTTGCCGCGGGCGACGAGTTAGAACAACTTCGATCGGATGGTTCGTTGGTGGGCGAAGATGTCTACAGCGCGGCTGGTCAACCACTTCGCTTGGATGCAAGGCAATTGCGGCGTGCTCGGATCGCGGCCGGCCAGGTCGATTCGATCGAAGATGCCGCTGAGTGGTTGGACTTGGCGGAATTGAATGCGGTGGGTTCCACAAGTCTGGTCGGTGACGCCAGTGGCGTCTTGCTGGAGATCACGGGATCGGTCGCAGGCGGACGGGCGCGTCGTTGGCAAAGCAACCTTGATTCAACGCTGGGGAAAAGTTCCGATGTGAACACTTGGTTGATAAGCATCGATTCGAACGGCGGCAACTTCGACGACAGCACCACGCTAGCCGCGTCGTTTTCGAACCCGCAACCGCCGCTGCGAACCGTCGCGGGTTTCATTCGTGGTGAAGCACGCGGTGACGCGTCCTTGATCGCGCTGTCTTGCAAGCCGTTGTGGATCAAGCCGGATGCCCGCTTGGGCGGCCCCGGCGCGGCGACGATCGTTCGTGAAGACCTGGATCGATACGACGAACTGATCGAACAGATCGCATCGTCGACGAAACGGCCCGCGGCGCTGATCCGCGGGTTATTGGTTCCCGAATTAGAGACCTATCGTTACACCCACAAAAAAACCGGGCGTGTCCGCTATGCGACAGATGAAGACATCATTGCGGGTGCTGCATCGGCGGACGACCAAGAAATCGAGCGGGCAACTTGGCAACGCGGCGAACGCATTCTGTTGGACGACGGACTGACGTCCGCCGAAGCCGTCTCGCTCGGGTTGGCCGATGGTGAAAGTGAATCCCTGGAAGACGTCTCGCGTCGTTTGGGTTTGGCCGAGACACCGATGCCAGTGTCCGATCGTGGCTTGGTCCGCTTGGTGGAGCGGCTTGGACGAAACGCAACACTTTCGTTCCTGTTGTTGTTCATTGGGTTTGCGGCGCTGTCGGCGGAAGCGAATGCGCCGGGGGCCACCGTGCCTGCCTTCATCGCGCTCGTCTGTTTTGCATTGTTTTTCTGGATGAAGTTCTTGGCGGGAACGGCCGAGTGGTTGGAGTTGGTGGCCTTGTCGGTCGGGCTGATCTGTATTGCCATTGAACTGTTCGTCGTGCCCGGATTTGGCGTTTTCGGAATCGGTGGACTGGCGCTGACGGTTCTTGGCGTTGTGTTGATGACCCAGACGTTTGTCATTCCACAGAACGTTTACCAGTTGAATTTGTTCGCCAAAGGAGTCTGGCTGGCGCTCGGTGGGGCCGCCGGAATGGTCGGCGGATTCATCTTGATGCGAATCATGCTTCCGCACGTGCCGCTGTTTCGCAGCTTGGTGATGGAGGCTTCCGACACCGAAGCGCTGAATGAATCCGAGAAACTTGGGGACTATGGACACCTGATGGGACGCGTCGGTACCGCCACGACGCCGCTAAGGCCGTCAGGAAAGGCGAAGTTTGGTGATGAAATCGTACAGGTGATCAGCGACGGAACTTCTTGCTCGACCGGCGACAGCGTGCGCGTCATTTCCGTACAAGCGACGAAAGTGATCGTTGAATTGGGTGGGGACCCATGA
- a CDS encoding response regulator: MQPNLDSQAKPIRRVMLVDDDGMDNFLHSRSLKNSGLVDDIIVFEEPEAALQYLRQSASDIDLICLDINMPRMNGFEFITAFETLWDSNREKPLILILSTSVGEMSAEYVERIPRLIGAEPKPLNRELIQRLSREHF; the protein is encoded by the coding sequence ATGCAACCAAACCTCGACAGCCAAGCTAAACCGATTCGACGAGTCATGCTCGTTGATGATGACGGCATGGATAACTTTCTGCACTCGCGGTCGCTGAAAAATTCCGGTCTGGTCGACGACATCATCGTTTTCGAAGAACCAGAAGCTGCGCTCCAATACTTGCGCCAATCGGCGAGCGACATTGATCTGATTTGCCTGGACATCAACATGCCACGGATGAACGGGTTCGAGTTCATCACGGCTTTCGAAACGCTCTGGGATTCCAACCGCGAGAAACCCTTGATTCTGATTCTATCGACGTCCGTCGGTGAAATGTCGGCCGAGTATGTCGAGCGCATTCCTCGATTGATCGGCGCCGAACCGAAACCGCTGAACCGAGAACTGATTCAACGTCTCAGTCGCGAACATTTTTGA
- a CDS encoding carbon storage regulator → MLVLTRKVDEQILIGDDIKITLIRVRGNSVRIGIEAPREVRVVRGELQKIETQKQEIEVELDGDAEIDDLAQLFAHPESQRVGRPAIANTPASKATGAANRIAKLATSESKAEVFVGSVNRSGGDAKLNRAPLANFVSAS, encoded by the coding sequence ATGTTGGTTCTCACCCGTAAAGTTGACGAACAAATCCTGATCGGCGACGACATCAAAATCACCTTGATCCGCGTTCGAGGAAACAGCGTTCGCATCGGAATCGAAGCTCCCCGTGAAGTTCGAGTGGTTCGCGGGGAACTGCAAAAGATCGAAACCCAAAAACAAGAGATCGAAGTCGAACTGGACGGTGACGCGGAAATCGATGACCTGGCCCAATTGTTCGCACATCCCGAATCCCAACGGGTCGGTCGTCCGGCGATCGCGAACACGCCCGCCTCGAAAGCGACCGGTGCCGCAAATCGCATTGCCAAACTGGCGACTTCGGAATCAAAGGCTGAAGTGTTCGTCGGATCGGTCAACCGTTCGGGTGGCGACGCAAAGTTGAACCGCGCTCCGCTGGCAAACTTCGTTTCTGCCAGCTAG
- the dnaG gene encoding DNA primase, which produces MSLPTDLDLKERVRSAIDIVDVVGATLELQPQGRNFVTRCPWHNDRRPSMTVNQERQTWKCWPCDIGGDVFSFVMRRDGVDFPAAIRTLAELAGIPIEQYTRGKKTQPGAPDDRETLFAAMKLVCDEYFEILESGQTDDAKIARDYLAERGIDDENRNRFRVGFAPDSWSYAVDLLKKNKFSGEVAQAAGIASARQSGDGEVDMFRGRLMFPIHDLQNRPISMGGRLIPGIAAKHGDKAGPKYINGRETLLFRKSNQLYGLQLARESIRRQGEVLVMEGYTDVVAARQSGVEPVVAVLGTALGEAHVKILKRFAQRVVLVLDGDAAGQTRADQVLELFVGADVDLRVLTLPEGNDPADYLQSQGRESFDRLVADAPDALDHKLSRLTEGVDFTRDTHAVTTAVDTMLKIVAKAPPSLRVDQLLVRLSHSFELKTERLEQRLEALRVESRQRSKVAIEAKANSRPQSKRDVSKGKSFDPNAAFAEAGEGEDSHGDTASYGDSFGPTRSPSGCSDPSPRLTPLTGLDRQFFETLIEVPDLAAMAVEVIDPDWFESTTAVMLMTAYQDLELAGRELDADALLLLVENEQLKNQIVTLQERVRDRLGKLPETPEERYAMILTRFRERAFTHEKTRQIEQLASASMDEDEEIALLNRLLEEDRQRRGIKAD; this is translated from the coding sequence TTGTCCCTTCCCACGGACCTCGATCTGAAAGAGCGGGTTAGAAGCGCCATCGACATTGTCGATGTTGTCGGTGCGACGCTGGAGTTGCAGCCTCAGGGGCGCAACTTTGTCACCCGTTGTCCGTGGCACAACGACCGTCGGCCGTCGATGACGGTCAACCAGGAACGTCAAACGTGGAAGTGTTGGCCCTGTGATATCGGCGGCGACGTTTTCAGCTTTGTCATGCGTCGCGACGGAGTCGATTTTCCGGCCGCGATTCGCACGTTGGCCGAGTTGGCAGGCATCCCGATCGAGCAATACACGCGAGGAAAGAAGACACAGCCGGGTGCGCCGGACGATCGCGAAACACTTTTTGCGGCAATGAAGCTGGTATGCGACGAGTACTTCGAAATCCTGGAGTCGGGCCAAACGGACGACGCCAAGATCGCCCGTGACTATTTGGCCGAGCGTGGCATCGATGACGAAAACCGGAATCGTTTTCGTGTCGGCTTTGCGCCCGATTCCTGGTCGTACGCAGTGGATCTGCTGAAGAAGAACAAGTTCAGCGGCGAAGTCGCACAGGCCGCCGGGATCGCTTCGGCTCGGCAATCGGGCGACGGTGAAGTCGATATGTTTCGTGGTCGATTGATGTTCCCGATCCACGACTTGCAAAACCGTCCCATCAGCATGGGCGGGCGATTGATTCCGGGCATTGCCGCAAAGCACGGCGACAAAGCCGGCCCGAAATACATCAACGGTCGCGAGACTTTGTTGTTCCGCAAGTCGAATCAGCTTTACGGATTGCAGTTGGCTCGCGAATCAATACGGCGGCAAGGCGAAGTGTTGGTGATGGAAGGATACACCGACGTCGTCGCCGCTAGGCAGTCGGGTGTCGAGCCTGTGGTTGCGGTGCTGGGGACGGCATTGGGTGAAGCGCACGTCAAGATATTGAAGCGATTTGCCCAGCGGGTCGTGTTGGTGCTTGATGGTGACGCGGCCGGCCAAACGCGGGCGGATCAGGTGCTGGAACTATTCGTCGGCGCGGACGTGGACCTGCGAGTGCTGACGCTGCCCGAAGGGAACGATCCGGCGGATTACTTGCAATCCCAGGGGCGAGAATCGTTTGATCGCTTGGTTGCCGATGCACCCGATGCGCTGGATCACAAGCTGTCACGCTTGACCGAAGGCGTCGACTTCACGCGTGATACGCACGCGGTGACGACCGCCGTCGATACCATGTTAAAGATTGTCGCAAAGGCGCCGCCGAGTCTTCGGGTCGACCAATTGCTGGTCCGCCTTTCGCACAGTTTCGAGCTCAAAACCGAACGGCTAGAACAACGGCTTGAAGCGCTGCGAGTCGAATCGCGACAACGATCGAAGGTCGCCATCGAAGCCAAAGCGAATTCGAGACCGCAGTCCAAACGCGACGTTTCTAAAGGCAAGTCGTTTGATCCGAATGCTGCATTTGCGGAAGCTGGGGAAGGCGAAGATTCCCACGGTGATACCGCTTCGTATGGTGACTCGTTTGGCCCGACCCGCAGTCCGTCTGGCTGTTCCGATCCGTCACCCCGTTTGACGCCGCTGACGGGTTTGGATCGACAGTTCTTTGAAACGCTGATCGAAGTTCCCGACTTAGCCGCGATGGCGGTCGAAGTGATCGATCCCGATTGGTTCGAGTCCACAACCGCCGTGATGTTGATGACGGCGTACCAAGATTTGGAACTCGCCGGTCGCGAACTTGATGCGGACGCATTGTTGTTGTTAGTCGAAAACGAACAGTTGAAGAACCAGATCGTAACACTCCAAGAACGTGTGCGCGATCGCTTGGGAAAGCTTCCCGAGACTCCGGAGGAACGGTACGCGATGATTTTGACACGCTTCCGCGAACGCGCATTCACGCACGAGAAAACACGGCAAATTGAACAGCTCGCCTCGGCTTCGATGGATGAAGACGAGGAGATCGCTTTACTGAACCGTCTACTTGAAGAAGACCGCCAAAGACGAGGAATCAAAGCCGACTAG
- a CDS encoding M28 family peptidase, whose amino-acid sequence MMKLSDADVEASRKSTRTWSHQSTLSSAAPASPTPAPSHFGRRLVAAVVLASLFVGGWFWFARNGDGPIDSSPSAVSIPAQYDADRAMGYLQRLCDFGPRPSGSSAMVSQQKYLKAFFADRGALVTMQSFDIRHPEDGSDVTMSNIIASWGSDRPKRYLLCAHYDTRPYPDQDRRNRRGVFVGANDGASGTAALMELSHQFGDGGLPSDVGVDVALFDGEEFVWQQGRDDYFLGSNFFAEKYKASPPSVPYQAGILLDMVGDRELKLFYEGNSMKFARDVAKNIWAVASDLRVDAFVPRIRHEIQDDHLPLNQIARIPTVDLIDFDYPRPGLGNPSYWHTEQDVPANCSGESMAAVVWVVHTFLNRQ is encoded by the coding sequence ATGATGAAGCTTAGCGATGCAGACGTGGAAGCCAGCCGAAAGTCGACGCGAACGTGGTCACACCAATCGACGCTGTCATCGGCGGCACCGGCGTCACCCACGCCCGCACCCTCGCACTTCGGCCGTCGCTTGGTCGCCGCCGTCGTGTTGGCCTCGCTTTTTGTTGGCGGATGGTTTTGGTTTGCTCGAAACGGCGACGGCCCTATCGATTCGTCGCCGTCGGCTGTGTCCATCCCGGCACAATACGATGCCGATCGCGCGATGGGTTATTTGCAACGGTTGTGTGACTTCGGGCCTCGCCCGTCGGGATCGTCCGCCATGGTCTCACAGCAGAAATATCTGAAAGCGTTTTTCGCCGATCGAGGTGCCTTGGTCACGATGCAGTCCTTCGACATCCGCCATCCCGAAGATGGGTCCGATGTCACAATGTCGAATATCATCGCGTCGTGGGGCTCGGATCGTCCGAAGCGTTATCTGTTGTGCGCCCACTACGACACGCGACCCTATCCCGACCAGGATCGTCGTAACCGGCGAGGCGTTTTCGTGGGTGCCAATGATGGTGCCAGCGGTACGGCAGCGCTGATGGAACTGTCACACCAGTTCGGTGATGGCGGACTTCCCAGCGACGTGGGAGTCGACGTGGCCCTGTTCGATGGCGAGGAATTTGTTTGGCAGCAGGGTCGCGACGACTATTTTCTTGGTTCAAACTTTTTCGCCGAAAAGTACAAAGCGAGTCCGCCGTCGGTGCCTTACCAGGCGGGCATTCTGTTGGACATGGTCGGCGATCGCGAGCTCAAGTTGTTTTACGAAGGCAACAGTATGAAGTTTGCTCGCGACGTCGCGAAAAATATCTGGGCCGTCGCGTCCGATTTGCGAGTCGATGCGTTTGTGCCGCGGATCCGCCACGAAATTCAAGACGACCATCTGCCGCTGAACCAGATCGCGCGTATTCCGACCGTTGACTTGATCGACTTTGATTACCCGCGTCCCGGGTTAGGAAACCCATCGTATTGGCACACCGAACAGGACGTGCCCGCCAATTGCAGCGGCGAATCGATGGCGGCCGTTGTATGGGTCGTTCACACGTTTCTAAATCGACAGTAA
- a CDS encoding NfeD family protein has protein sequence MTLFYAVMLLVLFYVLLIGEFLLPTGGLMGFAAAAALISTLVIAFSHSLAAGVVFLVVIVVSTPLLISGLLRAWPHTPIGRRMLNRRLGQVAAAGPPRTTINGTRLDGLVGHCGVALTPLLPSGLILVDGEKIDALSIGMPIEAGDAVKVTRVSAGRVQVRHLTEEDNTGSDGDAVPVSPPSLEQSLESLDFE, from the coding sequence ATGACACTGTTTTATGCCGTGATGCTATTGGTGCTTTTCTATGTGCTCTTGATTGGCGAGTTCTTGTTGCCGACGGGCGGCTTGATGGGGTTTGCCGCCGCCGCGGCGCTGATCTCGACCCTGGTCATCGCATTCTCGCACAGCCTCGCCGCCGGGGTGGTCTTTCTGGTCGTGATTGTCGTTTCGACGCCGCTGCTGATATCCGGTTTGTTGCGTGCTTGGCCCCATACACCGATCGGTCGAAGAATGCTGAATCGACGGCTAGGGCAAGTGGCCGCCGCCGGCCCACCGCGAACAACGATCAACGGGACGCGATTGGATGGCTTGGTCGGACATTGCGGCGTTGCGCTGACGCCGCTGTTGCCGAGCGGCTTGATTCTGGTCGACGGAGAAAAGATCGACGCTTTGAGTATCGGCATGCCCATTGAAGCGGGCGACGCCGTCAAAGTCACGCGAGTTTCCGCAGGCCGGGTTCAAGTGCGCCACTTGACCGAAGAAGACAACACTGGCAGCGATGGCGACGCGGTGCCGGTGTCACCGCCGTCCCTCGAGCAATCTCTAGAGTCTCTTGATTTCGAATAG
- a CDS encoding GGDEF domain-containing protein — protein MNPYIQILLVEDEESDAFLVSRTLKQSVYYKFDVVVAGTLSAAMKQLEATDFNVCLLDLGMPDGCGIESLRVIRSIDARIPIVVLTGNDDEALGLTAIETGAQDFIAKNSLDSRSLSRALVFAIARQNTVLGLAADAHTDMLTGLPNRRMLSSDFERMLAKCDHLSVAILDIDNFKSINSEFGHLVGDRMLQHVASVVRQYAGDDVQATRFGGEEFALLIPESNVDSTFAYAEALLRNIEDAPLVIDGNRISVTASIGITQVQLADGLEESLHRADLALYSAKQSGRNRVCASKT, from the coding sequence ATGAACCCATACATCCAAATCCTGCTGGTTGAAGACGAAGAATCCGACGCCTTCCTGGTCTCAAGGACCTTGAAGCAGTCTGTTTACTACAAATTTGATGTCGTGGTTGCGGGTACCCTTTCCGCTGCGATGAAGCAGTTAGAAGCAACGGATTTCAATGTCTGCTTGCTGGATCTCGGCATGCCAGACGGTTGTGGGATCGAGTCGCTGAGGGTGATTCGAAGCATCGACGCTCGAATTCCGATCGTCGTGTTGACCGGCAATGACGACGAAGCGTTAGGTTTAACAGCGATCGAAACCGGCGCCCAAGACTTCATCGCTAAAAACTCGCTCGACAGCCGTTCGCTCTCACGCGCATTGGTGTTTGCAATCGCACGCCAAAATACGGTGCTTGGATTGGCCGCCGACGCTCACACGGACATGCTGACGGGACTTCCGAATCGTCGGATGCTCAGCAGCGATTTTGAACGGATGCTTGCGAAATGCGATCACCTATCTGTCGCGATCCTGGACATCGACAACTTCAAGTCCATCAACAGCGAATTCGGGCACTTGGTCGGCGACCGGATGCTGCAACACGTCGCCAGTGTCGTTCGCCAGTACGCTGGTGATGACGTCCAAGCAACTCGTTTCGGTGGCGAAGAGTTTGCACTTTTGATTCCCGAATCAAATGTTGATTCGACGTTCGCATACGCAGAAGCGCTGTTAAGAAACATCGAGGACGCGCCGCTGGTCATTGATGGCAATCGCATCTCCGTGACTGCCAGTATCGGAATCACGCAAGTCCAGCTTGCCGATGGTCTCGAGGAATCACTCCACCGCGCCGATCTAGCGTTGTACAGCGCGAAACAGTCAGGCCGAAACCGCGTTTGCGCTAGTAAGACATGA